One genomic window of Amphiura filiformis chromosome 3, Afil_fr2py, whole genome shotgun sequence includes the following:
- the LOC140147148 gene encoding tudor and KH domain-containing protein-like, translating to MRNQKCYRGDQCPYEHPEPGEDLRDRIPVFYAPTNHSPALPPVDVWVAVEVTSLHNACHFWVQMPWGRTGLDAIQGEGTLVTSGDEDSDGLHALEKSINECCKVKLRTEDPNILRAMGEVVIAKYSRNKRWYRARIIDYDETEPCLKVFYVDYGNAEWLPRADVRTPKPEFLHLPFQAVECFLYGVAPIKEKEDLARRNMEPLVMDKMLVAHVVSSTDATNTMEIQLFNSNGKQDISISQYLLEHNFASATPDHNRVKSLPRSTNRLGRMSEMDEPDSVSCHERQIPG from the exons ATGAGGAATCAGAAATGTTACCGTGGTGACCAGTGTCCTTATGAGCATCCCGAACCAG GAGAAGACTTACGTGACCGGATACCGGTATTCTACGCTCCAACCAACCACAGCCCAGCTTTGCCACCAGTGGATGTCTGGGTAGCAGTGGAAGTGACATCGCTACACAATGCCTGTCATTTCTGGGTGCAGATGCCCTGGGGCAGGACGGGCTTGGATGCCATACAGGGTGAAGGAACGTTAGTAACATCTGGTGATGAGGATAGTGATGGACTGCATGCACTGGAAAAGTCCATTAA TGAATGTTGCAAAGTGAAGCTGAGGACAGAAGATCCCAACATCCTGAGAGCTATGGGTGAAGTGGTGATCGCTAAGTACTCCAGAAACAAACGCTGGTACAGGGCTCGCATTATTGACTACGACGAGACGGAACCATGCCTGAAG GTGTTTTATGTGGACTATGGGAATGCAGAGTGGCTGCCAAGAGCGGATGTGCGCACTCCCAAACCAGAGTTTCTCCACCTGCCGTTTCAAGCAGTAGAGTGCTTCTTGTATGGGGTGGCACCCATCAAAGAAAAAGAAGATTTGGCAAG GAGGAATATGGAGCCCCTTGTGATGGACAAGATGTTGGTTGCGCATGTTGTTTCATCAACTGA CGCCACAAACACCATGGAGATCCAACTCTTCAACAGCAACGGCAAACAAGATATCTCAATCAGCCAGTACCTTCTAGAACACAACTTTGCCAGCGCTACCCCAGACCACAACAGGGTTAAGTCTCTGCCCAGATCTACCAATCGTCTTGGAAGGATGTCAGAAATGGACGAACCTGATTCAGTGAGCTGTCATGAGAGACAGATTCCGGGATAA